Part of the Tolypothrix sp. PCC 7910 genome, AAAAGGCGATGCTTATGAACCGCGGACAACCACTCAGGTAGCAGAACGCAAACACCAGCTAGAAGTAGAAGCCCTCAAAGCTAGGGGACAGCAGGAATTTTTAGCACGCGTAGAACAAGCCCTATCCGGCGAAACTGTAGAATGGCAACGCCACGATCGCCAGCGTTTAGAAGCGATCGAAAAATACGCAGCTCTACTAGCTGATGTAGTGCGGATGGGAGTAAATTATGATTCTTTGTCACGGGCTTATCCGCCACCAGCGCCAGTATTAGAAACCATGACTATGCTGGGACGTGCCGCAACTCCCCAGGGCGCATTACAACTTTTGGTAGATTTGGGTTGGTGGAGTCCCAATGAAAACTTATTCTTGCGTCGTTCATCCATTCCAGTTCAGTTTCCTAGCAAGGTATTAGAAGTGGCGCAGCAGCGTATGGATTCTCCACCGTCCGATCTGGATACAAATCGCCTAGATTTGACTCACCTGAAGGTGTACACAATTGATGATGAAAGTACTACAGAAATTGACGATGGTCTAAGTTGGGAATCACTAGTTGATGGACGAGAACGTCTGTGGGTACATATTGCTGATCCCACCCGTTTATTAGTCCCAGAAGATGAATTAGACCTAGAAGCAAGGAAACGGGGAAGTACAGTTTATTTGCCTACAGGGATGATTCCCATGTTCCCTGAAGTTTTGGCAACCGGGCCTATGAGTCTGGTACAGGGAAAGGTTTGTTGCGCCCTGAGTTTTGGCATTATTTTAGATGAAACTGGGCAAGTAGAAGATTTTAGCATTCATCCCAGCTTAATTAAGCCAACTTACCGCCTCACCTACGAAGATGTAGATGAGATGCTGGAATTAGGCGTACAAGCAGAACCAGAAATTGCCGCGATCTCTATGTGGGCGAAGCGACGCAAAAATTGGCGTTATGCCCAAGGTGCAATTAGCATCAATATGCCAGAGGCGATGATCAAAGTCAAAGGCGATGAGATCAGCATTGATATTTTAGATGATTCCTCATCACGGCAACTCGTAGCTGAAATGATGATTTTAGCTGGTGAAGTAGCAGCACGCTACGGTAAAGTTCACCAGATACCCTTACCTTTTCGCGGTCAGCCACAACCAGAATTGCCCCCAGAACAAGAATTACTGCAGCTACCTGCTGGATTTGTCCGCGCCTGTGCCATGCGTCGCTGTATGCCCAAAAGCGAAATGAGTATTACCCCAGTGCGTCATGCTGGTTTAGGTTTGGATACCTATACTCAAGCGACTTCTCCAATTCGCCGCTACAGCGATTTGCTGACTCACTTTCAACTTAAAGCCCATTTGCGCGGTGAGGTTCTACCCTTCTCCGCCGAACAGCTTAAAGAAGTGATGATGACCGTCACCAGTATCACCCAAGAAGTGACAATGGTAGAACGGCAAACTAATAGATATTACGCTTTAGAATATTTACGTCGTTATCCAGATCAAGTTTGGCAGGTAACAGTCTTGATGTGGCTGCGAGAAGACAGCAATTTAGCACTAATTCTGCTAGAAGATTTGGGTTTACAATTACCAATGTCTTTCCGTCGTTCGGTAAATTTAGGCGAACAGTTGTTAGTAAAAGTTAGCCTTGCCGACCCACAAAAAGATATGATTCATTTCCAAGAAATAATTTACCAAGAAGCACTGAATTAAAGTAAGTTATTACGCATTTAAATTGTAGATTTCGCGCTAGGTTGTCAAAAGT contains:
- a CDS encoding ribonuclease catalytic domain-containing protein, which encodes MEKGTLVEFRVQGDRRLGVVDRPDGKTRWFVVDERGQSHSLAPRQITYTVTGQTFKPSEISSFLEQVKPYLDPSSLEVAWELLVEDGETVTPVEMANLLFSQTDPPLCYAAHCLLSDDKLYFKQKGDAYEPRTTTQVAERKHQLEVEALKARGQQEFLARVEQALSGETVEWQRHDRQRLEAIEKYAALLADVVRMGVNYDSLSRAYPPPAPVLETMTMLGRAATPQGALQLLVDLGWWSPNENLFLRRSSIPVQFPSKVLEVAQQRMDSPPSDLDTNRLDLTHLKVYTIDDESTTEIDDGLSWESLVDGRERLWVHIADPTRLLVPEDELDLEARKRGSTVYLPTGMIPMFPEVLATGPMSLVQGKVCCALSFGIILDETGQVEDFSIHPSLIKPTYRLTYEDVDEMLELGVQAEPEIAAISMWAKRRKNWRYAQGAISINMPEAMIKVKGDEISIDILDDSSSRQLVAEMMILAGEVAARYGKVHQIPLPFRGQPQPELPPEQELLQLPAGFVRACAMRRCMPKSEMSITPVRHAGLGLDTYTQATSPIRRYSDLLTHFQLKAHLRGEVLPFSAEQLKEVMMTVTSITQEVTMVERQTNRYYALEYLRRYPDQVWQVTVLMWLREDSNLALILLEDLGLQLPMSFRRSVNLGEQLLVKVSLADPQKDMIHFQEIIYQEALN